One Rhinopithecus roxellana isolate Shanxi Qingling chromosome 7, ASM756505v1, whole genome shotgun sequence DNA segment encodes these proteins:
- the LOC104671374 gene encoding diphosphoinositol polyphosphate phosphohydrolase 3-beta isoform X3 — MKCKPNQTRTYDPEGFKKRAACLCFRSEREDEVLLVSSSRYPDRWIVPGGGMEPEEEPGGAAVREVYEEAGVKGKLGRLLGVFEQNQDRKHRTYVYVLTVTELLEDWEDSVSIGRKREWFKVEDAIKVLQCHKPVHAEYLEKLKLGGSPTNGNSMAPSSPDSDP, encoded by the exons ATGAAGTGCAAACCCAACCAGACGCGGACCTACGACCCGGAGGGGTTCAAGAAGCGGGCGGCGTGCCTGTGCTTCCGGAGCGAGCGCGAGGACGAGGTCCTGTTAGTGAGTAGCAGCCGGTACCCGGACCGCTGGATCGTGCCGGGCGGGGGCATGGAGCCCGAGGAGGAGCCGGGCGGTGCGGCGGTCCGAGAGGTGTACGAAGAGGCGGGAGTCAAGGGGAAGTTAGGCCGGCTCCTGGGCGTCTTCGAACAGAACCAGGACCGCAAGCACAGAACGTACGTGTATGTACTGACTGTCACGGAGCTGCTGGAGGATTGGGAAGATTCGGTTAGCATTGGGAGGAAGCGAGAGTGGTTCAAAGTCGAAGATGCCATCAAGGTTCTCCAGTGCCACAAGCCCGTACACGCCGAATATCTGGAGAAACTAAAGCTGGGCGGTTCCCCAACCAATGGAAACTCCATGGCCCCATCCTCGCCAGATAGCGATCCCTA a
- the LOC104671374 gene encoding diphosphoinositol polyphosphate phosphohydrolase 3-beta isoform X1 has translation MKCKPNQTRTYDPEGFKKRAACLCFRSEREDEVLLVSSSRYPDRWIVPGGGMEPEEEPGGAAVREVYEEAGVKGKLGRLLGVFEQNQDRKHRTYVYVLTVTELLEDWEDSVSIGRKREWFKVEDAIKVLQCHKPVHAEYLEKLKLGGSPTNGNSMAPSSPDSDP, from the exons ATGAAGTGCAAACCCAACCAGACGCGGACCTACGACCCGGAGGGGTTCAAGAAGCGGGCGGCGTGCCTGTGCTTCCGGAGCGAGCGCGAGGACGAGGTCCTGTTAGTGAGTAGCAGCCGGTACCCGGACCGCTGGATCGTGCCGGGCGGGGGCATGGAGCCCGAGGAGGAGCCGGGCGGTGCGGCGGTCCGAGAGGTGTACGAAGAGGCGGGAGTCAAGGGGAAGTTAGGCCGGCTCCTGGGCGTCTTCGAACAGAACCAGGACCGCAAGCACAGAACGTACGTGTATGTACTGACTGTCACGGAGCTGCTGGAGGATTGGGAAGATTCGGTTAGCATTGGGAGGAAGCGAGAGTGGTTCAAAGTCGAAGATGCCATCAAGGTTCTCCAGTGCCACAAGCCCGTACACGCCGAATATCTGGAGAAACTAAAGCTGGGCGGTTCCCCAACCAATGGAAACTCCATGGCCCCATCCTCGCCAGATAGCGATCCCTA g